One window of Metopolophium dirhodum isolate CAU chromosome 3, ASM1992520v1, whole genome shotgun sequence genomic DNA carries:
- the LOC132940738 gene encoding sodium leak channel NALCN isoform X1, giving the protein MLGRKQSIRADIMAPDYVQDESLNENAEIDWVNKLWVRRLMRFCALLSLLCVSLNTPKTFKAFPFLQYATFICDFAVTGLYTAEMIAKMHIRGILKGESPYMKDHWCQFDGTMAFFLWVSVILQIFEIVEFLPEFSYLSILRAPRPFIMIRFIRVFLKFSMPKSRINQIFKRSSQQIYNVTLFFLFFMSLYGVLGVQLFGEMKNHCVLNTTDPTRVTLNNLAIPDSFCSKEPGAGYQCPEGMKCMKLELSRYITGFSGFDEFATSIFTVYQAASQEGWVYIMFRTFDSLPAWRAIFYFSTLIFFLAWLVKNVFIAVITETFNEMRVQFQQLWGSRRHVGNKTSTEILVSDENGWRLVTPEQNKHRTLASPLGHKILNSAWFRLLVMCIILSNGIAMATMNFKHDGRKREEFYEQYYYIEVVYTIIFNFETLFKMVLLGFKEYFKHSYHKFELMLAVGTTLHIFPQFYLSGLTYFQVLRIVRLIKASPMLEDFVYKIFGPGKKLGSLIIFTLCLLVISSGISMQLFCFLCDFPKFETFPEAFMSMFQILTQEAWVDVMDETMLRTRKTLVPLVAVYFILYHLFVTLIVLSLFVAVILDNLELDEELKKLKQLRFREQSAEIKETLPFRLRIFEKFPDRPKMTSIHKQPSDFNLPKVRESFMRQFVLDKSDEETSTDSINKASEVVKPPLITRKQHPMRLLSNPPKVRIVTPEIRKSIISNIINDSNNQRLLLGDSTFLPPNSGNKGGLHAQGTVNNMQHTRMDHKKSMRHSIRRGSMKLKQTYEHLMENGDIGGMNRLATATRARPHDLDIKLLQAKRQQAEMRRNQREEDLRENHPLFDTPLFIVPRESKFRKLCQLIVYARYDLKLRDPLTGEERQVKYKGFHNFLGLVTYLDWLMILVTTLSCISMMFETPLYRVMETPALQIAEYVFVCFMSMELALKILADGVFFTPKAYMKDVAAILDIFVYVTSLVFLCWMPTNVATNSSAHLLMICRCVRPLRIFSLVPHMRKVVDELCRGFKEILLVSVLLIVLMFVFASYGVQIFGGRLARCNDPTIKDRALCTGVFMRQIYVTKMKMQPGPNETYPAILVPRVWANPRRFNFDNIGYAMLTLFEVLSFKGWLDVRDILISALGPIHAIYIHIFIFLGCMIGLTLFVGVVIANYSENKGTALLTVDQRRWCDLKKRLKIAQPLHLPPRPDRRKFRAFIYDITQKIHFKRFFAVIVLINSCLLCVSWRAVDQHTEPLSLVSAFLTLIFVAEVIMKMIAFTARGYWQSRRNRYDLLVTVLGVIWIITHFVFHNELSFSFGYIVVVLRFFTITGKHATLKMLMLTVGVSVCKSFFIIFGMFLLVFSYALAGTILFGTVKYGEGIGRLANFGSPVTGVAMLFRIVTGEDWNKIMHDCMILPPQCTPANNYWQTDCGNYAAALIYFCSFYVMITYIVLNLLVAIIMENFSLFYSNEEDALLSYADIRNFQHSWNIVDDTQAGVIQVYKVKFLLRLLKGRLETDPQKGKMLLKHMCYELERLHNGQEVTFHDVLNMLSYRTVDITKALQLEELVAREDFEVNIQEEVAKQTIRNWLEGCLRKMRAANVNLNAKFLKISLLRLTFLQRQQGSLLAGLRATNEMMLRDFEEKQAANNEKENEEKDLKSDTNRTKLKSTSGITRSDSVGSGSGRKFLTPTLSDPSDKEKNRKASYRNLKPLNMSNLNVSTSSREQRSSTPKVINAVKEIHEWWLDQLDHYSDISSSDDDNY; this is encoded by the exons CTTTGGGTCAGACGGTTGATGCGCTTTTGCGCGCTACTGAGTTTACTCTGCGTCAGTCTCAACACTCCAAAAACTTTTAAGGCTTTTCCATTTCTACAGTATGCGACGTTCATCTGCGATTTTGCCGTCACTGGTTTGTACACCGCCGAAATGATAGCAAAAATGCACATTCGCGGGATATTAAAG GGAGAATCGCCATATATGAAAGACCACTGGTGTCAATTTGATGGCACGATGGCATTTTTCCTTTGGGTATCTGTAATTTTACAGATTTTTGAAATTGTGGAATTTTTACCCGAATTTAGTTACTTATCAATACTACGAGCACCGAGGCCTTTCATAATGATCCGATTTATACGTGTCTTCCTAAAATTCTCAATGCCAAAATCTAGgataaatcaaattttcaa GCGATCAAGTCAACAAATCTACAATGTAACACTGTTCTTCCTGTTTTTTATGTCTTTGTATGGTGTACTTGGTGTTCAGCTTTTTGGTGAAATGAAAAACCATTGTGTTCTTAATACAACAGATCCAAC GCGTGTAACTCTTAATAATTTAGCCATACCAGACTCATTCTGTTCTAAGGAACCAGGTGCTGGATATCAGTGTCCAGAAGGTATGAAATGTATGAAATTAGAGTTGTCAAGGTACATAACTGGCTTCAGTGGATTTGATGaatttg caACAAGTATTTTCACTGTATATCAAGCTGCATCACAAGAGGGTTGGGTGTATATAATGTTTCGAACATTTGATAGTCTTCCAGCCTGGAGAgcaattttttacttttctacattaatatttttcttagcaTGGTTAGTTAAGAATGTGTTTATAGCAGTAATAACGGAGACATTTAATGAAATGCGTGTGCAATTTCAACAATTGTGGGGAAGTAGAAGACATGTTGGAAACAAAACATCCACCGAA ATTTTAGTTAGTGATGAAAATGGTTGGAGATTAGTTACTCCTGAACAGAACAAACATCGAACTTTAGCATCACCATTAGGACATAAAATTCTTAACTCTGCTTGGTTTCGATTActtgttatgtgtattatacTAAGTAATGGAATTGCTATGGCTACAATGAATTTTAAGCATGATGGACGGAAAAGAGAAGAATTCTATgaacaatactattatattgaa gttgtatatacaataatatttaactttgaaacattatttaaaatggttttactcggatttaaagaatatttcaaaCATTCATACCATAAGTTTGAACTAATGCTAGCTGTTGGAACTACATTACATATTTTCCCGCAATTTTATTTATCAGGATTAACTTATTTTCAG GTATTAAGAATTGTTCGATTGATCAAAGCTTCACCTATGTTAGAAGATTTTGTATACAAGATATTTGGACCTGGAAAAAAACTGGGTAGCCTTATCATATTTACTTTGTGTTTATTAGTAATTTCATCTGGAATTTCCATGCAACTATTTTGCTTTTTATGCGATTTTCCAAAGTTTGAAACCTTCCCAGAA gccTTCATGTCTATGTTTCAAATTCTTACTCAAGAAGCTTGGGTTGATGTTATGGATGAAACAATGTTAAGGACTCGTAAGACATTAGTACCATTAGTTGCTGTCTACTTTATTCTCTATCATTTGTTTGTTACACTT attgtGTTAAGTCTTTTTGTAGCGGTGATTTTGGATAACCTTGAACTAGacgaagaattaaaaaaattaaaacaattacgtTTTCGTGAACAAAGTGCTGAAATCAAAGAAACACTGCCATTTAGActaagaatttttgaaaaatttcctGACCGCCCTAAAATGACGTCCATACATAAGCAACCATCTGATTTTAATTTGcctaaa gttcgTGAAAGTTTTATGAGACAGTTTGTTTTGGATAAAAGTGATGAAGAAACTTCTACAGATAGTATAAATAAAGCAAGTGAAGTAGTCAAACCTCCCTTGATCACTCGTAAGCAGCATCCAATGCGGTTATTATCCAATCCACCGAAAGTGAGAATAGTAACACCAGAAATTCGTAAATCaattatatcaaacataattaa TGATTCTAATAACCAACGTTTGCTTTTGGGAGATTCAACATTTTTGCCTCCAAATTCTGGTAATAAAGGTGGTTTACATGCTCAAGGCACTGTTAATAATATGCAACATACACGAATGGatcataaaaa ATCCATGAGACATAGTATTCGTCGTGGATCAATGAAACTCAAACAGACATATGAACACCTCATGGAAAATGGAGATATTGGTGGCATGAATCGTTTAGCTACAGCCACACGAGCTAGGCCCCATGATCTTGATATCAAGTTATTGCAAGCTAAACGACAGCAAGCAGAAATGAGACGTAATCAACGAGAGGAAGATTTACGAGAGAATCATCCATTGTTTGATACCCCTTTATTTATTGTTCCAAGAGAATCAAAATTTCGTAAATTATGCCAATTGATTGTATATGCTCGATATGATCTGAAACTAAGAGATCCACTCACAGGAGAAGAGCGTCAGGTTAAATATAAAGGTTTTCA taaCTTTTTGGGTCTAGTAACTTACTTGGATTGGTTAATGATATTAGTGACCACATTAAGTTGTATATCAATGATGTTTGAAACACCTTTGTATCGTGTAATGGAAACTCCAGCTTTGCAAATAGCTGAATATGTATTCGTTTGCTTCATGAGTATGGAATTAGCATTAAAAATCTTGGCCGATGGAGTTTTTTTTACACCTAAAGCATATATGAAAGATGTTGCTgctatattagatatatttgtTTATGTG acaagtttagtatttttatgttGGATGCCAACCAATGTAGCCACAAATTCGTCAGCTCATTTGCTAATGATTTGCCGATGTGTACGTCCACTACGTATATTCTCACTAGTCCCACACATGAGAAAAGTAGTTGATGAACTTTGTCGTGGATTTAAAGAAATTTTATtg GTATCCGTACTATTGATTGTGCTGATGTTTGTATTTGCCAGTTATGGTGTTCAAATTTTTGGTGGTCGTTTAGCTCGTTGTAATGATCCAACTATTAAAGACCGTGCACTTTGTACTGGAGTTTTTATGCGTCAaatttatgtaacaaaaatgaaaatgcaACCGGGACCAAATGAAACTTATCCTGCCATATTGGTGCCTAGAGTTTG GGCGAACCCGAGGAGGTTCAATTTCGATAATATAGGCTACGCAATGCTGACGCTGTTTGAAGTGTTATCATTCAAAGGCTGGCTGGATGTTCGTGATATACTGATCAGCGCTTTGGGACCa attCATGCcatatacattcatatatttatattcttggGATGTATGATTGGACTCACTTTATTTGTTGGTGTTGTAATTGCTAACTATTCTGAAAATAAAGGAACTGCATTACTTACTGTAGATCAAAGACGATG GTGTGATTTGAAGAAAAGACTGAAAATTGCTCAACCTTTACATTTACCTCCCAGACCAGATCGTAGAAAGTTCCGAGcatttatatatgatattacgCAAAAAATTCATTTTAAGAGGTTTTTTGCAGTTATCGTGTTAATCAACAGTTGTTTGTTGTGTGTTTCG TGGCGGGCCGTAGACCAACATACTGAACCTTTATCACTGGTTAGTGCATTTCTAACTTTAATATTTGTAGCAGAAGTAATTATGAAAATGATTGCATTCACTGCTCGTGGTTATTGGCAGTCACGTCGGAATCGATATGATCTTTTAGTCACTGTACTAGGAGTGATTTGGATAATTACACATTTTGTATTCCAT aaCGAATTATCTTTCTCATTTGGCTATATAGTAGTCGTATTACGCTTTTTTACAATCACAGGCAAACACGCAACACTTAAAATGCTCATGTTGACTGTTGGAGTTTCTGTATGTAAAagctttttcataatatttggtATGTTTCTATTGGTGTTTTCATATGCCTTGGCTGGAACTATTTTATTCGGTACTGTAAAGTATGGTGAAGGAATTGgcag acttGCAAATTTTGGTTCTCCAGTTACTGGAGTAGCTATGCTATTTCGCATTGTTACTGGAGAAGATTGGAACAAAATCATGCATGACTGTATGATATTACCACCTCAATGTACACCCGCAAATAATTATTGGCAAACAGACTGTGGAAACTATGCAGCTGCCTTAATTTATTTCTGTTCATTTTACGTAATGATCACATACATTGTACTTAACCTATTAGttg CAATTATAATGGAAAATTTCTCCCTATTTTATTCCAACGAGGAAGATGCTTTGCTTTCATATGCAGATATTAGGAATTTCCAACACTCGTGGAACATTGTTGACGACACACAAGCTGGAGTCATTCAAGTATACAAA gtGAAGTTTTTATTACGCCTATTGAAAGGTAGATTAGAAACCGATCCACAAAAAggaaaaatgttattgaaacaTATGTGCTATGAATTAGAAAGGCTTCACAATGGACAAGAAGTAACATTTCATGATGTTTTAAA TATGTTATCGTATCGCACGGTCGATATAACAAAAGCTTTACAGCTTGAAGAGTTAGTCGCACGTGAAGATTTTGAAGTAAATATTCAAGAAGAAGTTGCTAAACAAACCATACGTAATTGGCTTGAAGGATGTTTACGGAAAATGAGGGCAgctaatgtaaatttaaatgctaAATTTCTAAAGATATCATTATTAAGATTGACATTTTTACAGAGGCAACAAGGTAGTCTATTAGCTGGCCTTCGTGCAACAAATGAAATGATGCTTAGGGATTTTGAAGAGAAACAAGCTGCCAACaatgaaaaagaaaatgaaGAAAAAGATTTAAAA TCTGATACAAATCGAACAAAGCTCAAATCAACTTCAGGAATTACACGTTCAGATAGTGTTGGCAGTGGATCTGGACGCAAATTTTTGACACCAACCTTATCAGATCCTTcggataaagaaaaaaatcgtaAAGCTTCATACAGGAACTTAAAACCATTAAATATGTCTAATTTAAATGTGTCGACTTCTTCAAGAGAACAAAGATCAAGTACCCCTAAAGTTATAAATGCAGTGAAAGAAATACATGAATGGTGGTTAGATCAATTAGACCATTATTCAGATATATCATCTAGTGacgatgataattattaa
- the LOC132940738 gene encoding sodium leak channel NALCN isoform X2, producing the protein MLGRKQSIRADIMAPDYVQDESLNENAEIDWVNKLWVRRLMRFCALLSLLCVSLNTPKTFKAFPFLQYATFICDFAVTGLYTAEMIAKMHIRGILKGESPYMKDHWCQFDGTMAFFLWVSVILQIFEIVEFLPEFSYLSILRAPRPFIMIRFIRVFLKFSMPKSRINQIFKRSSQQIYNVTLFFLFFMSLYGVLGVQLFGEMKNHCVLNTTDPTRVTLNNLAIPDSFCSKEPGAGYQCPEGMKCMKLELSRYITGFSGFDEFATSIFTVYQAASQEGWVYIMFRTFDSLPAWRAIFYFSTLIFFLAWLVKNVFIAVITETFNEMRVQFQQLWGSRRHVGNKTSTEILVSDENGWRLVTPEQNKHRTLASPLGHKILNSAWFRLLVMCIILSNGIAMATMNFKHDGRKREEFYEQYYYIEVVYTIIFNFETLFKMVLLGFKEYFKHSYHKFELMLAVGTTLHIFPQFYLSGLTYFQVLRIVRLIKASPMLEDFVYKIFGPGKKLGSLIIFTLCLLVISSGISMQLFCFLCDFPKFETFPEAFMSMFQILTQEAWVDVMDETMLRTRKTLVPLVAVYFILYHLFVTLIVLSLFVAVILDNLELDEELKKLKQLRFREQSAEIKETLPFRLRIFEKFPDRPKMTSIHKQPSDFNLPKVRESFMRQFVLDKSDEETSTDSINKASEVVKPPLITRKQHPMRLLSNPPKVRIVTPEIRKSIISNIINDSNNQRLLLGDSTFLPPNSGNKGGLHAQGTVNNMQHTRMDHKKSMRHSIRRGSMKLKQTYEHLMENGDIGGMNRLATATRARPHDLDIKLLQAKRQQAEMRRNQREEDLRENHPLFDTPLFIVPRESKFRKLCQLIVYARYDLKLRDPLTGEERQVKYKGFHNFLGLVTYLDWLMILVTTLSCISMMFETPLYRVMETPALQIAEYVFVCFMSMELALKILADGVFFTPKAYMKDVAAILDIFVYVTSLVFLCWMPTNVATNSSAHLLMICRCVRPLRIFSLVPHMRKVVDELCRGFKEILLVSVLLIVLMFVFASYGVQIFGGRLARCNDPTIKDRALCTGVFMRQIYVTKMKMQPGPNETYPAILVPRVWANPRRFNFDNIGYAMLTLFEVLSFKGWLDVRDILISALGPIHAIYIHIFIFLGCMIGLTLFVGVVIANYSENKGTALLTVDQRRWCDLKKRLKIAQPLHLPPRPDRRKFRAFIYDITQKIHFKRFFAVIVLINSCLLCVSWRAVDQHTEPLSLVSAFLTLIFVAEVIMKMIAFTARGYWQSRRNRYDLLVTVLGVIWIITHFVFHNELSFSFGYIVVVLRFFTITGKHATLKMLMLTVGVSVCKSFFIIFGMFLLVFSYALAGTILFGTVKYGEGIGRLANFGSPVTGVAMLFRIVTGEDWNKIMHDCMILPPQCTPANNYWQTDCGNYAAALIYFCSFYVMITYIVLNLLVAIIMENFSLFYSNEEDALLSYADIRNFQHSWNIVDDTQAGVIQVYKVKFLLRLLKGRLETDPQKGKMLLKHMCYELERLHNGQEVTFHDVLNMLSYRTVDITKALQLEELVAREDFEVNIQEEVAKQTIRNWLEGCLRKMRAANRQQGSLLAGLRATNEMMLRDFEEKQAANNEKENEEKDLKSDTNRTKLKSTSGITRSDSVGSGSGRKFLTPTLSDPSDKEKNRKASYRNLKPLNMSNLNVSTSSREQRSSTPKVINAVKEIHEWWLDQLDHYSDISSSDDDNY; encoded by the exons CTTTGGGTCAGACGGTTGATGCGCTTTTGCGCGCTACTGAGTTTACTCTGCGTCAGTCTCAACACTCCAAAAACTTTTAAGGCTTTTCCATTTCTACAGTATGCGACGTTCATCTGCGATTTTGCCGTCACTGGTTTGTACACCGCCGAAATGATAGCAAAAATGCACATTCGCGGGATATTAAAG GGAGAATCGCCATATATGAAAGACCACTGGTGTCAATTTGATGGCACGATGGCATTTTTCCTTTGGGTATCTGTAATTTTACAGATTTTTGAAATTGTGGAATTTTTACCCGAATTTAGTTACTTATCAATACTACGAGCACCGAGGCCTTTCATAATGATCCGATTTATACGTGTCTTCCTAAAATTCTCAATGCCAAAATCTAGgataaatcaaattttcaa GCGATCAAGTCAACAAATCTACAATGTAACACTGTTCTTCCTGTTTTTTATGTCTTTGTATGGTGTACTTGGTGTTCAGCTTTTTGGTGAAATGAAAAACCATTGTGTTCTTAATACAACAGATCCAAC GCGTGTAACTCTTAATAATTTAGCCATACCAGACTCATTCTGTTCTAAGGAACCAGGTGCTGGATATCAGTGTCCAGAAGGTATGAAATGTATGAAATTAGAGTTGTCAAGGTACATAACTGGCTTCAGTGGATTTGATGaatttg caACAAGTATTTTCACTGTATATCAAGCTGCATCACAAGAGGGTTGGGTGTATATAATGTTTCGAACATTTGATAGTCTTCCAGCCTGGAGAgcaattttttacttttctacattaatatttttcttagcaTGGTTAGTTAAGAATGTGTTTATAGCAGTAATAACGGAGACATTTAATGAAATGCGTGTGCAATTTCAACAATTGTGGGGAAGTAGAAGACATGTTGGAAACAAAACATCCACCGAA ATTTTAGTTAGTGATGAAAATGGTTGGAGATTAGTTACTCCTGAACAGAACAAACATCGAACTTTAGCATCACCATTAGGACATAAAATTCTTAACTCTGCTTGGTTTCGATTActtgttatgtgtattatacTAAGTAATGGAATTGCTATGGCTACAATGAATTTTAAGCATGATGGACGGAAAAGAGAAGAATTCTATgaacaatactattatattgaa gttgtatatacaataatatttaactttgaaacattatttaaaatggttttactcggatttaaagaatatttcaaaCATTCATACCATAAGTTTGAACTAATGCTAGCTGTTGGAACTACATTACATATTTTCCCGCAATTTTATTTATCAGGATTAACTTATTTTCAG GTATTAAGAATTGTTCGATTGATCAAAGCTTCACCTATGTTAGAAGATTTTGTATACAAGATATTTGGACCTGGAAAAAAACTGGGTAGCCTTATCATATTTACTTTGTGTTTATTAGTAATTTCATCTGGAATTTCCATGCAACTATTTTGCTTTTTATGCGATTTTCCAAAGTTTGAAACCTTCCCAGAA gccTTCATGTCTATGTTTCAAATTCTTACTCAAGAAGCTTGGGTTGATGTTATGGATGAAACAATGTTAAGGACTCGTAAGACATTAGTACCATTAGTTGCTGTCTACTTTATTCTCTATCATTTGTTTGTTACACTT attgtGTTAAGTCTTTTTGTAGCGGTGATTTTGGATAACCTTGAACTAGacgaagaattaaaaaaattaaaacaattacgtTTTCGTGAACAAAGTGCTGAAATCAAAGAAACACTGCCATTTAGActaagaatttttgaaaaatttcctGACCGCCCTAAAATGACGTCCATACATAAGCAACCATCTGATTTTAATTTGcctaaa gttcgTGAAAGTTTTATGAGACAGTTTGTTTTGGATAAAAGTGATGAAGAAACTTCTACAGATAGTATAAATAAAGCAAGTGAAGTAGTCAAACCTCCCTTGATCACTCGTAAGCAGCATCCAATGCGGTTATTATCCAATCCACCGAAAGTGAGAATAGTAACACCAGAAATTCGTAAATCaattatatcaaacataattaa TGATTCTAATAACCAACGTTTGCTTTTGGGAGATTCAACATTTTTGCCTCCAAATTCTGGTAATAAAGGTGGTTTACATGCTCAAGGCACTGTTAATAATATGCAACATACACGAATGGatcataaaaa ATCCATGAGACATAGTATTCGTCGTGGATCAATGAAACTCAAACAGACATATGAACACCTCATGGAAAATGGAGATATTGGTGGCATGAATCGTTTAGCTACAGCCACACGAGCTAGGCCCCATGATCTTGATATCAAGTTATTGCAAGCTAAACGACAGCAAGCAGAAATGAGACGTAATCAACGAGAGGAAGATTTACGAGAGAATCATCCATTGTTTGATACCCCTTTATTTATTGTTCCAAGAGAATCAAAATTTCGTAAATTATGCCAATTGATTGTATATGCTCGATATGATCTGAAACTAAGAGATCCACTCACAGGAGAAGAGCGTCAGGTTAAATATAAAGGTTTTCA taaCTTTTTGGGTCTAGTAACTTACTTGGATTGGTTAATGATATTAGTGACCACATTAAGTTGTATATCAATGATGTTTGAAACACCTTTGTATCGTGTAATGGAAACTCCAGCTTTGCAAATAGCTGAATATGTATTCGTTTGCTTCATGAGTATGGAATTAGCATTAAAAATCTTGGCCGATGGAGTTTTTTTTACACCTAAAGCATATATGAAAGATGTTGCTgctatattagatatatttgtTTATGTG acaagtttagtatttttatgttGGATGCCAACCAATGTAGCCACAAATTCGTCAGCTCATTTGCTAATGATTTGCCGATGTGTACGTCCACTACGTATATTCTCACTAGTCCCACACATGAGAAAAGTAGTTGATGAACTTTGTCGTGGATTTAAAGAAATTTTATtg GTATCCGTACTATTGATTGTGCTGATGTTTGTATTTGCCAGTTATGGTGTTCAAATTTTTGGTGGTCGTTTAGCTCGTTGTAATGATCCAACTATTAAAGACCGTGCACTTTGTACTGGAGTTTTTATGCGTCAaatttatgtaacaaaaatgaaaatgcaACCGGGACCAAATGAAACTTATCCTGCCATATTGGTGCCTAGAGTTTG GGCGAACCCGAGGAGGTTCAATTTCGATAATATAGGCTACGCAATGCTGACGCTGTTTGAAGTGTTATCATTCAAAGGCTGGCTGGATGTTCGTGATATACTGATCAGCGCTTTGGGACCa attCATGCcatatacattcatatatttatattcttggGATGTATGATTGGACTCACTTTATTTGTTGGTGTTGTAATTGCTAACTATTCTGAAAATAAAGGAACTGCATTACTTACTGTAGATCAAAGACGATG GTGTGATTTGAAGAAAAGACTGAAAATTGCTCAACCTTTACATTTACCTCCCAGACCAGATCGTAGAAAGTTCCGAGcatttatatatgatattacgCAAAAAATTCATTTTAAGAGGTTTTTTGCAGTTATCGTGTTAATCAACAGTTGTTTGTTGTGTGTTTCG TGGCGGGCCGTAGACCAACATACTGAACCTTTATCACTGGTTAGTGCATTTCTAACTTTAATATTTGTAGCAGAAGTAATTATGAAAATGATTGCATTCACTGCTCGTGGTTATTGGCAGTCACGTCGGAATCGATATGATCTTTTAGTCACTGTACTAGGAGTGATTTGGATAATTACACATTTTGTATTCCAT aaCGAATTATCTTTCTCATTTGGCTATATAGTAGTCGTATTACGCTTTTTTACAATCACAGGCAAACACGCAACACTTAAAATGCTCATGTTGACTGTTGGAGTTTCTGTATGTAAAagctttttcataatatttggtATGTTTCTATTGGTGTTTTCATATGCCTTGGCTGGAACTATTTTATTCGGTACTGTAAAGTATGGTGAAGGAATTGgcag acttGCAAATTTTGGTTCTCCAGTTACTGGAGTAGCTATGCTATTTCGCATTGTTACTGGAGAAGATTGGAACAAAATCATGCATGACTGTATGATATTACCACCTCAATGTACACCCGCAAATAATTATTGGCAAACAGACTGTGGAAACTATGCAGCTGCCTTAATTTATTTCTGTTCATTTTACGTAATGATCACATACATTGTACTTAACCTATTAGttg CAATTATAATGGAAAATTTCTCCCTATTTTATTCCAACGAGGAAGATGCTTTGCTTTCATATGCAGATATTAGGAATTTCCAACACTCGTGGAACATTGTTGACGACACACAAGCTGGAGTCATTCAAGTATACAAA gtGAAGTTTTTATTACGCCTATTGAAAGGTAGATTAGAAACCGATCCACAAAAAggaaaaatgttattgaaacaTATGTGCTATGAATTAGAAAGGCTTCACAATGGACAAGAAGTAACATTTCATGATGTTTTAAA TATGTTATCGTATCGCACGGTCGATATAACAAAAGCTTTACAGCTTGAAGAGTTAGTCGCACGTGAAGATTTTGAAGTAAATATTCAAGAAGAAGTTGCTAAACAAACCATACGTAATTGGCTTGAAGGATGTTTACGGAAAATGAGGGCAgctaat AGGCAACAAGGTAGTCTATTAGCTGGCCTTCGTGCAACAAATGAAATGATGCTTAGGGATTTTGAAGAGAAACAAGCTGCCAACaatgaaaaagaaaatgaaGAAAAAGATTTAAAA TCTGATACAAATCGAACAAAGCTCAAATCAACTTCAGGAATTACACGTTCAGATAGTGTTGGCAGTGGATCTGGACGCAAATTTTTGACACCAACCTTATCAGATCCTTcggataaagaaaaaaatcgtaAAGCTTCATACAGGAACTTAAAACCATTAAATATGTCTAATTTAAATGTGTCGACTTCTTCAAGAGAACAAAGATCAAGTACCCCTAAAGTTATAAATGCAGTGAAAGAAATACATGAATGGTGGTTAGATCAATTAGACCATTATTCAGATATATCATCTAGTGacgatgataattattaa